In a single window of the Acinetobacter tibetensis genome:
- a CDS encoding ABC transporter ATP-binding protein — MENSAKLVIRDLHKTFGDNEVLKGVSLNANAGDVISIIGSSGSGKSTFLRCINFLEQPSQGSIQLNGEQLNTVLDKSGNLKATSPKQLQKMRTQLMMVFQHFNLWSHMTVLENIVEGPIHVLGLKRAEAEERARKYLRKVGLAESVEGKYPSFLSGGQQQRVAIARALAMEPEVMLFDEPTSALDPELVGEVLKVMQSLAEEGRTMIVVTHEMGFARHVSNHVIFLHQGKIEEQGDPKEVLINPKSERLKQFLEGNFK, encoded by the coding sequence ATGGAAAACTCAGCAAAACTGGTGATTCGTGATTTACATAAAACCTTCGGGGACAATGAAGTCCTAAAAGGTGTATCTCTAAATGCTAACGCAGGCGATGTCATTAGTATTATTGGTTCTTCGGGTTCAGGAAAAAGTACATTCCTACGCTGCATCAACTTCTTAGAGCAACCCAGTCAGGGTTCCATTCAACTGAATGGCGAGCAACTCAATACCGTACTGGACAAATCAGGCAATTTGAAAGCGACCAGTCCAAAACAGTTACAAAAAATGCGCACCCAACTGATGATGGTGTTTCAGCATTTTAATTTATGGTCACATATGACTGTACTGGAAAACATCGTGGAAGGGCCGATTCATGTCTTGGGTTTAAAACGTGCCGAAGCTGAAGAACGTGCGCGCAAATATTTAAGAAAAGTGGGACTGGCTGAAAGTGTAGAAGGTAAATATCCATCTTTCTTATCGGGTGGACAACAGCAACGGGTGGCCATTGCACGTGCATTGGCGATGGAACCTGAAGTCATGTTGTTTGATGAGCCGACCAGTGCTTTAGACCCTGAACTGGTGGGTGAAGTATTGAAGGTCATGCAAAGTCTGGCAGAAGAAGGGCGAACCATGATTGTGGTGACCCATGAAATGGGCTTTGCTCGCCATGTCTCCAACCATGTGATTTTCTTGCATCAAGGTAAAATTGAAGAACAAGGTGACCCTAAAGAAGTCTTGATCAATCCCAAAAGTGAACGACTGAAACAGTTCCTTGAAGGCAATTTTAAATAA
- the ahr gene encoding NADPH-dependent aldehyde reductase Ahr: MSNNLINGYAALHAGEALVPFQFDAGELQAHQVEIKVEYCGLCHSDVSVIGNEWGNSVYPVIAGHEVIGTILRMGSEAKGLQIGQRVGLGWTAESCQYCDPCVAGQPVLCSSGSTATIVGHAGGFADKVRAAWQWVIPLPEDLDPESAGPLLCGGITVFDPLLKHNIQATHHVGVIGIGGLGHIAIKLLKAWGCEITAFTSSLDKTDELKAMGADHVVNSRDVDALKTQRGKFDLLLSTVNVTLNWPAYISTLAPNGTIHLLGLPLEPIKFNAGSLIGGAKSITGSPTGSPAALRQLLKFAARKNIAPQIELFPMSQLNQAIERLHSGQARYRIVLQADFESSTT, translated from the coding sequence ATGAGTAATAATCTGATCAATGGCTATGCCGCCCTACACGCAGGCGAAGCACTGGTCCCCTTTCAATTTGATGCAGGCGAACTTCAAGCCCATCAAGTTGAAATTAAAGTGGAATATTGTGGACTCTGTCATTCTGATGTTTCAGTGATTGGCAACGAATGGGGGAATTCCGTTTACCCTGTAATCGCAGGGCATGAAGTCATTGGCACTATTTTAAGAATGGGTTCTGAAGCCAAAGGACTACAGATAGGTCAACGTGTAGGGTTGGGTTGGACTGCGGAAAGCTGTCAATACTGTGATCCATGTGTAGCTGGACAGCCTGTATTATGTAGCAGTGGCAGCACTGCGACCATTGTGGGTCATGCTGGTGGCTTTGCCGATAAAGTCCGAGCGGCATGGCAATGGGTCATTCCGCTACCAGAAGACTTAGATCCAGAAAGTGCAGGTCCTCTGCTCTGTGGAGGGATTACCGTATTTGACCCTTTACTTAAGCATAATATTCAAGCCACCCATCATGTCGGTGTGATTGGTATTGGTGGCTTGGGGCATATCGCGATTAAGTTACTCAAAGCGTGGGGCTGTGAAATAACCGCTTTTACTTCAAGTCTGGACAAGACCGATGAACTTAAAGCGATGGGTGCAGACCATGTGGTAAATAGCCGCGATGTAGATGCACTGAAAACCCAACGAGGCAAATTTGATCTGTTGCTCAGTACGGTTAATGTCACGCTGAATTGGCCTGCGTATATCAGTACACTGGCACCCAATGGCACCATACATCTGTTAGGACTACCCTTAGAGCCGATCAAGTTTAATGCGGGTAGCCTGATTGGTGGAGCAAAGTCGATTACAGGCTCACCCACAGGTTCACCTGCTGCATTACGTCAACTGCTTAAGTTCGCTGCGCGTAAAAACATTGCGCCACAAATTGAATTGTTCCCAATGTCACAACTGAATCAGGCGATAGAGCGTTTGCACTCAGGCCAAGCCCGTTATCGCATTGTGCTTCAAGCCGACTTCGAATCAAGCACAACATAA
- a CDS encoding ABC transporter permease → MIEILQQYWQSYLWTDGFQMTGVAMTAWLLVLSIAIGFVLAVPLSIARVSENPFLRLPVWFYTYIFRGTPLYVQLLIIYTGIYSLDYIHAHERLDEFFREGLNCTILAFALNTAAYTTEIFAGAIRSIPYGEIEAAKAFGMSPWKRYTRIIIPSMLRRALPFYGNEVILMLHATTIAFTATVPDILKIARDVNAATYATFDAFGIAAILYACLAFILIWIFRKLEQRWLAFLKPSNH, encoded by the coding sequence ATGATTGAAATTCTTCAACAATATTGGCAGTCATACCTTTGGACCGATGGTTTTCAAATGACAGGCGTGGCCATGACTGCATGGCTTTTGGTGCTCTCAATTGCGATTGGCTTTGTACTAGCAGTCCCGCTATCCATTGCCCGCGTATCAGAAAATCCATTTTTACGCCTGCCTGTTTGGTTCTATACCTATATATTTCGTGGCACGCCACTCTATGTGCAACTGCTCATTATTTACACAGGTATTTATAGCCTCGATTATATTCATGCCCATGAGCGTCTGGATGAATTCTTTCGCGAAGGGCTCAACTGCACCATTTTGGCTTTTGCGCTGAATACCGCAGCCTATACCACGGAAATTTTTGCAGGTGCGATTCGCTCTATTCCGTATGGCGAAATTGAAGCCGCCAAAGCCTTCGGCATGTCTCCGTGGAAACGTTATACCCGTATTATCATTCCATCCATGTTACGCCGTGCATTGCCATTTTATGGTAATGAAGTCATTTTAATGCTGCATGCCACCACCATTGCCTTTACCGCGACCGTGCCTGATATTTTGAAAATTGCACGAGATGTGAATGCGGCAACCTATGCCACGTTTGATGCTTTTGGCATTGCGGCAATCTTATATGCATGTTTGGCATTTATCTTGATTTGGATTTTTCGTAAATTGGAACAACGCTGGTTGGCATTTTTAAAACCATCGAATCATTAG
- the mutY gene encoding A/G-specific adenine glycosylase — MSSFSFSDALLAWFDLHGRHDLPWQVVDNPYQVWVSEIMLQQTQVKTVLQYFARFVQRFPTVEDLGQASWDDVAPYWAGLGYYARARNLHKAAAIVAQQGHFPTSLEEWMALPGIGRSTAGALMSLGLRQYGVIMDGNVKRVLARFFAIENDLSKPIHERALWQLAEQLCPEQRNHDYTQAIMDLGATICTPKKPLCLYCPMQQHCKAHQQGLETELPYKKPKKAVPVKSAQVMVLQCQDQWLWLQRPNSGLWGGLWSLPIYDDGTELTRTTQMLGLKPNSNSAQISHSFTHFTWLLEAICFHVEPEQKEHIAIELSGTWYTPQKATQMGLPTAMKKLISAL; from the coding sequence ATGTCTTCGTTTTCTTTCTCAGATGCACTATTAGCTTGGTTCGATCTGCATGGTCGACATGACCTGCCTTGGCAAGTGGTAGATAATCCTTACCAAGTATGGGTTTCTGAGATTATGCTGCAACAGACACAAGTCAAAACCGTACTCCAATATTTTGCACGTTTTGTGCAACGCTTCCCCACTGTTGAAGATTTAGGTCAAGCATCTTGGGATGATGTTGCTCCTTACTGGGCAGGTTTAGGCTACTATGCGCGTGCGCGTAATCTGCATAAGGCCGCAGCAATTGTGGCACAACAAGGTCATTTCCCTACCAGCTTAGAAGAATGGATGGCACTGCCAGGCATCGGACGCTCTACGGCGGGTGCATTAATGTCCTTGGGATTACGACAATATGGCGTGATTATGGATGGCAACGTAAAACGCGTACTCGCCCGTTTCTTTGCCATTGAAAATGATCTCAGCAAACCAATCCATGAACGTGCCCTGTGGCAACTGGCGGAACAACTCTGCCCAGAACAACGGAATCATGACTATACCCAAGCCATTATGGACTTAGGGGCAACCATCTGTACCCCCAAAAAACCGCTATGTCTGTATTGCCCAATGCAGCAACATTGCAAAGCTCATCAACAAGGCTTAGAAACTGAACTACCGTATAAAAAGCCCAAGAAAGCGGTTCCTGTGAAATCGGCACAAGTCATGGTATTGCAATGCCAAGATCAATGGCTATGGTTACAGCGCCCCAATTCTGGGTTGTGGGGCGGATTATGGAGTCTCCCCATCTATGACGATGGTACTGAATTGACTCGAACCACACAAATGTTAGGTCTAAAACCAAACAGCAATAGTGCGCAAATCTCACATAGTTTTACTCATTTTACCTGGTTACTTGAGGCGATTTGTTTCCACGTGGAACCAGAACAAAAAGAGCATATTGCAATTGAACTCTCAGGCACATGGTACACGCCACAAAAAGCTACACAAATGGGGCTGCCTACAGCCATGAAAAAATTGATCTCTGCCTTATAG
- a CDS encoding dienelactone hydrolase family protein, translating into MTTNIQTREIEYTAADGTRLIGYFAAPSTAKPVAGVLVAPEWWGRNEYTEQRARELAEHGYAAFAIDMYGDKNVTTSAAQANEWMMQTFQAPDTIVTRASAGLATLAAQTEVNADKLAAIGFCYGGKVILDLARSGAELKAVVTFHANLSAQAPAQAGQVKAEILVLHGELDSMVSLDDVAHFREEMYAAQVPHDVIVFEDAKHGFSNPQADERAKANGVDLGYNAEAERQGLEAMYELLQRRLAE; encoded by the coding sequence ATGACCACCAATATTCAAACTCGTGAAATCGAATATACTGCCGCAGATGGTACGCGCTTAATTGGATATTTTGCTGCACCAAGCACGGCTAAACCGGTTGCAGGTGTTTTGGTTGCACCTGAATGGTGGGGACGCAATGAATACACAGAACAACGTGCACGCGAACTGGCCGAACACGGTTATGCAGCCTTTGCCATTGATATGTATGGCGATAAAAATGTGACTACATCTGCGGCGCAAGCCAACGAATGGATGATGCAAACCTTCCAAGCGCCAGACACCATTGTGACTCGTGCGTCAGCAGGTTTAGCGACTTTGGCTGCACAAACTGAGGTAAATGCAGATAAACTGGCTGCCATTGGCTTCTGTTATGGAGGTAAAGTTATTTTGGATTTAGCACGTTCGGGTGCTGAACTGAAAGCTGTCGTGACCTTCCACGCCAACCTGTCAGCACAAGCGCCTGCCCAAGCAGGTCAAGTCAAAGCTGAAATTTTGGTCTTACACGGTGAACTCGATAGCATGGTCAGCTTAGATGATGTTGCGCATTTCCGTGAAGAAATGTATGCGGCTCAAGTCCCACATGACGTCATTGTCTTTGAAGATGCAAAACATGGTTTTAGTAACCCACAAGCAGATGAAAGAGCCAAAGCCAATGGTGTAGACTTAGGCTATAATGCTGAGGCGGAACGACAAGGGCTTGAAGCCATGTATGAACTACTACAACGTCGTTTGGCTGAATAA
- a CDS encoding YcgN family cysteine cluster protein, which produces MSSELRPQFWKKYPLEALTTQEWEALCDGCGLCCLVKLEDEDTQEVAYTKVACKLLDCTTARCSNYPERLDYVPDCIQLTPEKLRQIHWLPASCAYRRLNEGKSLPSWHYLNTDSRQSVIQARKSAAGRCISETEVDEEQIDEYIVRWVR; this is translated from the coding sequence ATGTCTAGTGAATTACGCCCGCAGTTCTGGAAAAAATATCCGCTTGAAGCTCTGACTACTCAAGAGTGGGAGGCTTTATGCGATGGTTGTGGCTTATGCTGCCTGGTGAAATTAGAGGATGAAGATACGCAAGAAGTTGCGTATACCAAAGTCGCGTGCAAACTACTGGATTGTACAACTGCACGTTGTAGCAACTATCCTGAACGCTTAGATTATGTCCCAGATTGTATTCAATTGACGCCAGAGAAATTAAGACAGATTCATTGGTTGCCTGCGAGTTGTGCATATCGGCGTTTAAATGAAGGAAAAAGTTTACCTTCATGGCATTATTTAAATACAGATTCGCGGCAGAGTGTCATTCAAGCCAGAAAATCGGCAGCAGGTCGTTGTATCTCTGAGACCGAAGTCGATGAAGAACAGATTGATGAATATATTGTGCGTTGGGTACGTTAA
- a CDS encoding alpha/beta hydrolase encodes MVVFHFSYKSALLLVCGFSLLIHAEVQAKPNLAPLKANIAEQGSAYYQFQVNYFQSADQQRRYKVWLGLPRQQTARVSPALFMLDGNSAMSYLSEDVLQHLARREAPVLVAIGYDTNLPFDTAARAFDYTPTDETGKITADPRRPERLSGGSAEFREVLFSQIQPWVAGQIKLDPQRQALWGHSYGGLFVLDSLMHAQYFSHYFAASPSLSWADGRILKNMQRKTVSHDQTQALWIMEGDLAQHHPATKSPNFNPRTVQENRDVIAHFQQQGVQSKLLLYPNLSHGQMFAASLLDILNYHLF; translated from the coding sequence CTGGTCGTGTTTCATTTCTCATACAAGTCTGCACTGTTGCTGGTATGTGGCTTTAGCTTACTGATCCATGCAGAAGTGCAGGCAAAACCGAATTTAGCCCCGTTAAAAGCCAATATTGCAGAACAGGGCTCTGCCTACTATCAGTTTCAGGTGAACTATTTCCAATCTGCCGATCAGCAGCGTCGTTATAAAGTCTGGTTAGGTCTTCCGCGCCAACAAACAGCAAGAGTCTCTCCTGCATTATTCATGCTCGACGGTAATTCGGCGATGTCTTATTTGTCTGAAGATGTATTGCAGCATTTGGCAAGGCGTGAAGCGCCAGTTTTGGTTGCAATTGGCTATGACACCAACTTGCCTTTTGATACAGCAGCACGTGCTTTCGATTATACCCCAACAGATGAAACTGGAAAAATTACAGCAGATCCCCGTCGACCTGAGCGCTTAAGTGGGGGCAGTGCAGAATTCCGTGAAGTCTTATTCAGCCAAATTCAACCTTGGGTGGCTGGACAGATTAAATTAGATCCTCAACGGCAAGCTTTATGGGGACATTCTTATGGCGGGCTATTTGTATTAGATAGTTTGATGCACGCTCAATACTTCAGCCATTATTTTGCTGCAAGTCCGTCTTTGTCGTGGGCGGATGGCCGTATTCTGAAAAATATGCAAAGGAAGACAGTGTCGCATGATCAGACCCAAGCTTTATGGATTATGGAAGGGGATTTAGCACAACATCATCCTGCGACAAAAAGCCCAAATTTTAATCCGAGAACTGTGCAAGAGAATCGAGATGTGATTGCACATTTTCAACAACAAGGGGTACAAAGCAAACTGTTGCTTTATCCAAATTTAAGTCATGGACAAATGTTTGCAGCGTCATTGTTGGATATTTTAAATTACCATCTATTCTAA
- a CDS encoding HIT family protein, whose protein sequence is MTENNCPYCNFDEFDIIDKNEFGVILPEPNALSKGHCVIIPLRHVSSFFDVTDKERKSLMSLLELARNELQLRHQPTGFHVGFNDGSVFGEASEHLHIHIIPRYDDQPLKLDARWGMLSEA, encoded by the coding sequence ATGACTGAGAACAACTGCCCATACTGCAATTTTGATGAGTTTGATATCATTGATAAAAATGAGTTTGGTGTGATTCTACCTGAGCCAAATGCACTCTCTAAAGGACATTGCGTCATTATCCCTCTACGCCATGTCAGCTCTTTCTTTGATGTCACTGACAAAGAACGTAAAAGTTTAATGTCACTTTTAGAACTGGCTCGCAATGAACTACAGCTTCGTCATCAACCTACCGGTTTTCACGTCGGCTTTAACGATGGCTCCGTGTTTGGTGAAGCATCTGAACATTTGCACATCCACATTATCCCTCGTTACGATGACCAACCGCTAAAACTCGATGCGCGTTGGGGAATGTTAAGCGAAGCTTAA
- a CDS encoding DUF1328 domain-containing protein, giving the protein MFRWAIIFAVIALIASLLGFGGVAGLSKDFAVILLVVAVILAIVGFISRGKV; this is encoded by the coding sequence ATGTTCCGTTGGGCGATTATTTTTGCAGTGATTGCATTAATTGCAAGCTTACTCGGCTTTGGTGGTGTTGCAGGGCTATCCAAAGACTTTGCGGTGATCTTATTGGTCGTTGCCGTCATTTTAGCTATCGTTGGCTTCATCTCTAGAGGGAAAGTTTAG
- a CDS encoding replication-associated recombination protein A, translating to MSDTQIPLPERLRPRDLSEIIGQDHLLGEQAPLRQMIDQGHLPSIIFWGPPGVGKTTIALLLAQAVDRPFVSLSALNTGVKELREIIAESGDLLTPVVFIDEIHRFNKSQQDALLNAVEKGKITLIGATTENPSFEVNSALLSRCQVYTLNVLSNEAIQELIQRAIQQDHFLKQRYIQIEEFDALLQFAAGDARKALNLLDLIASTFEADVENVINNAIVVRVAQQNIARYDKSGEQHYDLVSAFIKSIRGSDPDAALYWMARMLKGGEDPVFIARRMLIASSEDIGNSNPNALLLAGECFRSVQAVGMPEARIILGQCAVYLATSAKSNSTYLAINKALDLAEKTANLPVPLHLRNAPTKLMKQQGYGVDYLYPHNYPEHFVMQDYLPPELKGTKLYESARNKREVEGERLQQRRWMQEQQQQ from the coding sequence ATGTCAGACACCCAGATTCCGCTTCCAGAACGTCTTCGTCCTCGTGATTTGTCTGAAATTATTGGGCAAGATCACTTATTGGGAGAGCAAGCACCATTACGTCAAATGATTGATCAGGGGCACTTGCCGTCGATTATTTTCTGGGGACCGCCGGGTGTTGGTAAAACCACGATTGCCTTGTTGTTGGCACAAGCGGTTGATCGTCCCTTTGTCAGTCTGTCGGCATTAAATACGGGTGTGAAAGAATTACGGGAAATCATTGCAGAAAGTGGTGATTTACTCACCCCTGTGGTGTTTATTGACGAAATTCACCGTTTCAACAAATCACAGCAAGATGCTTTATTGAATGCGGTGGAAAAGGGCAAGATTACGCTGATTGGTGCGACCACAGAAAACCCCTCCTTTGAAGTCAACAGCGCCTTATTGTCACGCTGTCAGGTTTATACCTTAAATGTGCTCAGTAATGAGGCTATTCAGGAACTGATTCAACGTGCGATACAACAAGATCATTTTTTAAAACAACGTTATATTCAAATTGAAGAATTTGATGCCTTATTGCAGTTTGCCGCAGGTGATGCACGCAAGGCACTGAATTTACTCGACCTAATTGCCAGTACCTTTGAAGCAGACGTTGAAAATGTCATCAACAATGCCATTGTCGTGCGTGTTGCACAGCAAAATATTGCGCGGTATGACAAATCGGGTGAACAGCATTATGACTTGGTTTCGGCCTTTATTAAGTCGATTCGCGGTAGTGATCCAGACGCGGCTTTATATTGGATGGCACGGATGCTGAAAGGGGGAGAAGACCCCGTATTTATTGCGCGTCGCATGCTGATTGCCTCTTCGGAAGATATCGGCAACTCCAATCCGAATGCCTTGCTTTTGGCTGGAGAATGTTTCCGTTCGGTGCAAGCGGTCGGTATGCCTGAAGCACGGATTATTTTAGGACAATGTGCCGTGTATTTGGCAACCAGTGCCAAAAGCAACAGTACTTATCTGGCAATCAATAAAGCCCTCGATTTGGCAGAAAAAACGGCGAATTTGCCAGTGCCATTACATTTACGCAATGCACCGACCAAACTGATGAAACAGCAAGGCTATGGGGTGGACTATTTATATCCGCATAACTACCCTGAACATTTTGTAATGCAAGACTATTTGCCTCCAGAATTGAAAGGCACCAAGTTGTACGAATCTGCGCGTAATAAACGTGAAGTGGAAGGCGAGCGTTTACAACAACGCCGTTGGATGCAAGAACAACAGCAGCAATAA
- a CDS encoding M23 family metallopeptidase encodes MLRQFAISSLTISFLVLTACTSTPKKTGSGLPPSTVQDLQRTPLKSNLPIPVQNIKTKQLSDTWGASRSQGRRHEGIDIMAPRGTKVYSTTDGLIADLRDNNLGGKVIWVLGPSGSWHYYAHLNEHKRGLAVGDYVKKGDLIGYVGNTGNARHTAPHLHYGIYLEGKGRGAVNPFPYLR; translated from the coding sequence GTGCTTCGTCAGTTTGCGATTAGCAGTTTAACAATCAGTTTTTTGGTACTCACTGCCTGTACGTCGACACCCAAGAAAACAGGCTCTGGGCTGCCGCCCTCCACTGTTCAAGACCTACAACGCACGCCGCTTAAATCGAACTTACCGATTCCTGTACAAAATATTAAAACCAAACAATTGAGCGATACATGGGGCGCTTCACGCAGTCAGGGACGTCGACATGAAGGTATCGACATTATGGCTCCACGTGGAACCAAAGTGTATAGCACTACCGATGGATTAATTGCTGACTTACGCGATAACAATTTGGGTGGTAAAGTAATTTGGGTGTTGGGGCCCAGTGGCTCTTGGCATTATTATGCACACTTAAATGAGCACAAACGTGGACTGGCCGTTGGAGATTATGTCAAAAAAGGTGATCTGATTGGCTATGTAGGCAACACCGGAAATGCTCGGCATACTGCACCCCATTTGCATTATGGCATTTATTTAGAAGGCAAAGGCCGCGGTGCAGTCAATCCTTTTCCATATTTACGTTAA
- a CDS encoding PLP-dependent aminotransferase family protein encodes MGIQYRDLAHQLAQKIYAGELGAGQRLSSLRQFAQSQQVSLNTAKSCYELLEAQGLITAKPQAGYFVQPQALAVAVPQHVDFAVTARDVSNLELQIEIQEASIHDQMIHLGSIQLSPNLVPIEALRRSIQRALKHSKPEDFLYSDKQGHRRLREALSAHWAEDGIYMAPEDIYISNGCMPALSVVIQTITQEGDSIIVPTPNFNGQLQLLASLNRKIVEVPAHANGFDLNRFEQAMRDSGAKACLLTANFQNPLGFCLSPAEKEKIAQLAAQYQCYVIEDDIYAECSFDLKRPLPIQYWDRQGYVIYCGSVSKSLSTAYRVGWFCMPSRLNHLRAQLLTRHVAVNTPLQLGLADLIYSRAYREHLNRLKPCLMQQVEQYRQFLIQAFSGIDIRLNQPKGGYALWLQLPEVIHSLDMYHYAQQQGISIVPGIVFGEEQRYKNCIRLNAGHELSAEIRQAIECLAAWTRRQLAYVVLDSKSA; translated from the coding sequence ATGGGCATTCAATATCGTGATTTGGCACACCAGTTGGCACAGAAAATTTATGCGGGAGAATTGGGAGCAGGGCAGCGCTTGAGTTCGTTGCGTCAGTTTGCCCAGTCGCAACAGGTCAGTCTCAATACAGCCAAAAGTTGTTATGAACTATTAGAGGCACAAGGCTTAATTACGGCAAAACCTCAAGCAGGCTACTTTGTGCAACCACAAGCTTTGGCGGTGGCCGTGCCACAGCATGTCGATTTTGCGGTGACGGCGCGAGACGTTTCTAATCTAGAACTACAAATAGAAATTCAAGAGGCCTCCATTCATGACCAAATGATTCACTTGGGTTCTATTCAACTTTCACCAAATTTAGTACCTATAGAGGCACTCCGCCGTTCTATTCAACGTGCGCTGAAACACAGTAAACCTGAAGATTTTTTGTATAGTGATAAACAGGGACATCGACGTTTAAGAGAGGCTTTGTCGGCACATTGGGCGGAAGATGGCATTTACATGGCACCCGAAGATATTTATATCAGCAATGGTTGCATGCCTGCTTTGTCGGTGGTGATTCAAACTATCACCCAAGAAGGCGATAGTATTATTGTACCGACACCCAACTTTAACGGGCAGTTGCAATTGTTGGCGAGTCTGAATCGTAAAATTGTGGAAGTTCCAGCGCATGCCAATGGCTTTGACCTGAATCGATTTGAACAGGCGATGCGTGATTCGGGGGCGAAAGCCTGCTTACTCACAGCCAATTTTCAGAACCCTCTGGGTTTTTGTTTAAGCCCTGCAGAAAAGGAAAAAATTGCTCAGTTGGCAGCTCAATATCAGTGCTATGTGATCGAGGATGATATTTATGCCGAATGTAGTTTTGATTTAAAACGTCCATTGCCGATTCAATACTGGGATCGACAGGGTTATGTCATTTACTGTGGCTCGGTTTCCAAATCCTTATCTACTGCTTATCGGGTGGGATGGTTTTGCATGCCGTCACGTTTAAACCATTTACGTGCGCAACTTCTGACTCGACATGTTGCGGTGAATACTCCCTTACAATTGGGCTTGGCTGATCTGATTTATAGCCGTGCCTATCGAGAGCATTTAAACCGTTTAAAACCTTGTTTAATGCAGCAGGTCGAGCAATATCGGCAATTTTTAATACAGGCTTTTTCAGGTATAGACATTCGCTTGAATCAACCCAAAGGAGGCTATGCTTTGTGGTTACAGTTGCCTGAAGTCATTCATAGTTTGGATATGTATCATTATGCCCAACAGCAAGGCATTAGCATTGTGCCTGGTATCGTTTTTGGAGAAGAGCAGCGTTATAAAAATTGCATCCGCCTGAATGCAGGTCATGAATTATCCGCCGAGATTCGCCAAGCAATTGAATGCTTGGCGGCTTGGACTCGGCGACAATTGGCTTATGTTGTGCTTGATTCGAAGTCGGCTTGA
- a CDS encoding DNA-3-methyladenine glycosylase I → MTKQRCGWCTEDPLYIAYHDHEWGQPVHDEQHLFEMLCLEGQQAGLSWITVLKKRESYRQHFFQHPIQQIAALSDAELEAKLQDAGLIRHIGKLHAIRENARAWQSLKQQENVVDWLWSFVSHTPILNAVPNYKTAPAQTEISQQMSKALKKKGFKFVGPTTCYAFMQAVGMVDDHEDHCPAKNTKNSPHK, encoded by the coding sequence ATGACTAAACAACGCTGTGGCTGGTGTACCGAGGATCCTCTCTACATTGCCTACCATGATCATGAATGGGGGCAACCTGTGCATGACGAACAACATTTGTTTGAAATGCTTTGTCTCGAAGGACAGCAAGCAGGTCTCTCTTGGATTACCGTACTGAAAAAACGGGAAAGTTATCGCCAGCATTTTTTTCAGCATCCGATTCAACAGATTGCTGCGCTGAGCGATGCCGAGCTTGAAGCCAAATTACAAGATGCTGGACTCATTCGACACATTGGCAAACTACATGCCATTCGAGAGAATGCCCGGGCTTGGCAAAGTCTGAAACAACAAGAAAATGTCGTGGATTGGTTGTGGAGTTTTGTCAGCCACACCCCTATTCTGAATGCTGTGCCCAACTATAAAACAGCACCTGCACAAACTGAGATTAGCCAACAAATGTCCAAAGCCTTAAAGAAAAAGGGCTTCAAGTTTGTGGGGCCAACCACCTGTTATGCCTTTATGCAAGCCGTGGGTATGGTCGATGATCACGAAGACCATTGCCCTGCCAAAAATACAAAAAATAGCCCCCATAAATAA